One genomic region from Scomber scombrus chromosome 19, fScoSco1.1, whole genome shotgun sequence encodes:
- the crip2 gene encoding cysteine-rich protein 2, which yields MASKCPKCDKTVYFAEKVSSLGKDWHKMCLKCDRCNKLLNAGGHAEHDGRPYCHKPCYAALFGPKGVNIGGAGSYVYDTPANNNAPSTGVDSAPKAEEKKTWQPKAPSKAGSITTFSGEANLCPKCNKKVYFAEKVTSLGKDWHRPCLRCERCSKTLAAGSHAEHDGHPYCHKPCYAVLFGPKGVNTGGVGSYIYDKEPSAVTEP from the exons CTGAGAAGGTGTCATCGCTGGGAAAGGACTGGCACAAGATGTGCCTTAAGTGTGACCGCTGCAACAAGCTGCTCAACGCCGGAGGCCACGCTGAG CACGATGGAAGACCCTACTGCCACAAACCGTGCTATGCTGCCCTCTTTGGGCCAAAAG GTGTGAACATCGGTGGAGCCGGTTCATATGTGTATGATACTCCAGCCAACAACAACGCACCTTCTACTGGTGTGGATTCAGCCCCCAAAGCcgaggaaaagaaaacatggcAACCCAAGGCACCATCAAAAG CTGGCAGCATCACCACTTTTTCCGGAGAAGCCAACCTGTGTCCCAAATGCAACAAGAAGGTGTATTTTG CTGAAAAGGTGACATCACTGGGCAAGGACTGGCATCGGCCCTGCCTGCGCTGTGAGAGGTGCAGCAAGACTTTGGCAGCTGGCAGTCATGCAGAG CATGATGGTCATCCCTACTGCCACAAACCCTGCTATGCTGTTCTCTTCGGGCCCAAAG GCGTGAACACTGGTGGTGTGGGCAGCTACATCTATGACAAGGAGCCCAGTGCAGTTACCGAGCCTTGA